The DNA segment CTATAAGCCTTTGGTCATTTATAGATATGGCTTCAGCTCCACCTGCTTTTAGCTCATTTACTACTTTTATCAGGTCTTCATCGTGTACCAAAAACATATTTGGGTCTTCTCCATCTTTTGGCTGAAGGTCGCTGTCGTTTAAAGTGACTATGACTCCTGGACCAGTCATGGCAGTAAAACCTGCAAGCTCTTTGTATTTTTCTACATCTTGCGACAGAGCATTTAAAGTCGCCTCATATTTTGATGATGAGCTGTTTAATTCATCAAGCTTTTTATTGAGATCTGCTACTTGCTGTTTTAAGGCATTTCTTTCATCAGTCATGTTCTGCAGTTCGCTGCTTAGCTCATCAACATTTACGCTGCTTCCGCGAGATGTATCTGCTGCAGTCTTTACACTGCCTTGTATAGTCTTAAATTCCATTGATATCATAAAGCCCATTATTAGAAATACCATCACAAAAGAAACAACTTGAAAAACCTTACCCTTCATTTTTTCATCCTCCCCATGGGCTAATATATCCATTTATGAAAACTTCATTTTCATTCTATATATAATAATATCACGTATAAAGATAAAATTTATTAAAAAAATATTAATATTGTGTTACATTATATTAACATTTCATAAACTACTTTCTGAAGTCCGCTATTTAAGCCCTTTCTGGGCTTATTTTACTATTGCAGTAATGGCATGTACTGTTATTTTACTGC comes from the Thermoanaerobacterium aotearoense genome and includes:
- a CDS encoding DUF881 domain-containing protein; this translates as MKGKVFQVVSFVMVFLIMGFMISMEFKTIQGSVKTAADTSRGSSVNVDELSSELQNMTDERNALKQQVADLNKKLDELNSSSSKYEATLNALSQDVEKYKELAGFTAMTGPGVIVTLNDSDLQPKDGEDPNMFLVHDEDLIKVVNELKAGGAEAISINDQRLIATSEIRCVGPTININSTRYAPPYVIKAIGNPDTLEASLNLKGGIVDTLKYYGIKVDIQTSKSIVVPAYTDPINLKYAKATN